The Thermoleophilaceae bacterium genome includes a window with the following:
- a CDS encoding sulfite oxidase-like oxidoreductase, which yields MARISRGFHGRRPEVDPDRVPPGQYVTQDFPVLSAGPTPHTPLDEWSFSILGAVEKPVNWLWDEFKALPSETFTADIHCVTKWSKLDTTWTGVSLDTLLEQAEPKAKFVLAFCDGGYTTNVPLADLLGGRAWIAYEYDGQPLEPEHGGPARLLVPHLYFWKSAKWVRGIELHDHDEPGFWERYGYHNYGDPWKEQRYWND from the coding sequence ATGGCACGAATCTCACGAGGCTTTCACGGGAGGCGCCCGGAGGTCGATCCTGACCGGGTGCCTCCGGGGCAATACGTCACGCAGGACTTCCCCGTGCTCTCGGCGGGGCCGACGCCTCACACCCCGCTCGACGAGTGGAGCTTCTCGATCCTCGGTGCGGTGGAAAAGCCTGTGAACTGGTTGTGGGATGAGTTCAAGGCGCTGCCGTCCGAGACGTTCACAGCGGACATCCACTGCGTGACCAAGTGGTCCAAGCTCGACACAACCTGGACGGGCGTCTCGCTCGACACACTGCTCGAACAGGCCGAGCCGAAGGCGAAGTTCGTGCTCGCGTTTTGCGACGGTGGCTACACCACGAACGTACCGCTCGCCGATCTTCTCGGCGGGCGAGCGTGGATCGCGTACGAGTACGACGGCCAGCCGCTCGAGCCGGAGCACGGTGGACCGGCGCGGCTGCTCGTCCCCCACCTCTACTTCTGGAAGAGCGCCAAATGGGTGCGCGGAATCGAGCTCCACGACCATGACGAGCCCGGCTTCTGGGAGCGCTACGGCTACCACAACTACGGCGACCCTTGGAAAGAGCAGCGCTATTGGAACGACTGA
- a CDS encoding ferredoxin reductase, giving the protein MWRYGTVTALIDETPHAKTIELEVPDWPGHAAGQHVDVRLTADDGYQAQRSYSIASAPEEPRLALTVERIDDGEVSPYLTGELRLGDELELRGPIGGHFTWRADDDGPLLLIAGGSGLVPLMAMLRHRAARSSEVDARLLVSARSLDDALYRDELETLAASDGVLLHHTFTREPPVGWTGFARRIDADMLRAVGPSPTARPRIFVCGPTAFVERADDLLVELGHDPATIRSERFGPTGG; this is encoded by the coding sequence GTGTGGCGGTACGGAACCGTCACAGCCCTGATCGACGAGACACCGCACGCCAAGACGATCGAGCTCGAAGTGCCCGACTGGCCGGGACATGCGGCCGGTCAGCACGTCGACGTCCGCCTCACCGCCGATGACGGCTATCAGGCGCAGCGCTCATATTCGATCGCGTCCGCCCCGGAAGAGCCGCGTCTGGCGCTGACGGTGGAGCGGATCGACGACGGCGAGGTTTCGCCCTACCTCACGGGCGAGCTTCGCCTCGGCGACGAGCTCGAGCTGCGGGGACCGATCGGCGGGCACTTCACGTGGCGCGCCGACGACGACGGCCCACTCCTCCTGATCGCCGGCGGATCAGGCCTTGTTCCCCTGATGGCGATGCTCCGTCATCGCGCTGCGCGCTCGAGCGAAGTCGACGCGCGGCTGCTCGTTTCCGCACGCTCGCTTGACGACGCCCTGTACCGCGACGAACTCGAAACCCTGGCGGCATCCGACGGAGTCCTTCTCCATCACACGTTCACCCGCGAGCCGCCGGTCGGCTGGACCGGGTTCGCGAGGCGCATCGACGCAGACATGCTGAGGGCCGTAGGGCCGTCACCGACAGCGCGGCCGCGCATCTTCGTCTGCGGTCCCACGGCGTTCGTAGAGCGAGCTGACGACCTGCTCGTCGAGCTTGGGCACGATCCGGCGACGATCCGGTCCGAGCGCTTCGGTCCCACAGGAGGATGA
- a CDS encoding DUF6510 family protein gives MNEQALWLDGNALGGLLQELFATELTDAPHGCASCGAVRAIGAHRLYRGAGLVLRCPDCSGIALVVATAPDRHIVQLSGAWRMEMPRTV, from the coding sequence ATGAACGAACAGGCATTGTGGCTGGACGGAAACGCGCTCGGCGGTCTCCTGCAAGAACTCTTCGCCACCGAGCTCACCGACGCGCCGCACGGCTGTGCGTCGTGCGGCGCCGTGCGGGCAATCGGCGCTCATCGCCTCTACCGCGGGGCGGGTCTGGTGCTCCGCTGCCCGGATTGTTCTGGCATCGCGCTGGTGGTGGCGACGGCTCCGGACCGGCACATCGTCCAACTGTCCGGCGCATGGCGCATGGAGATGCCCCGCACTGTCTGA
- a CDS encoding ferritin-like domain-containing protein: protein MEEVEQSGHRTDRRSFLLAGAAVGAGAIGASRLLTALPASASGGLTKGDVAILQFLAAAELLEADLWEQYNELGGIQDSERPGGTGNKAYTRALSVLDKDIPQYIHDNADDELSHASFINAYLEANGADPINLDKFRTVPGSKATGARQIGRLTNLMELTIDTSWWTRYRSDSKNPDLGDTLPQAVPDLAVGKHPAIPRSDDDLTPRKHLQAIANTAAFHFGTIEQGGTSLYASLAQRVTNPEVLRILLSIGPTETMHFQTWQDKAGNAPPLTDPTTGLTFPDLNARGPLFNPNRIMPEPTSFLDRKFPSCSIIRPTGTEGAALGAAKFLTAMGLFNGQSPDFFAGVKALAEAADAAQRQ, encoded by the coding sequence ATGGAAGAAGTCGAACAGTCCGGGCACCGGACGGACCGCCGTTCGTTCCTGCTAGCGGGTGCAGCGGTCGGAGCCGGCGCCATCGGCGCGAGCCGCCTGCTCACCGCTCTGCCAGCGTCCGCCAGCGGAGGGCTCACGAAGGGAGACGTGGCCATTCTGCAGTTCCTCGCCGCGGCCGAACTTCTCGAGGCGGACCTGTGGGAGCAGTACAACGAGCTCGGCGGGATCCAGGACAGCGAACGCCCTGGTGGCACCGGGAACAAGGCTTACACCAGAGCCCTGTCGGTGCTGGACAAGGACATCCCCCAGTACATCCACGACAACGCCGATGACGAACTGAGCCACGCGAGCTTCATCAACGCGTATCTGGAGGCCAACGGCGCGGATCCCATCAACCTGGACAAGTTCCGCACGGTGCCCGGCAGCAAGGCGACCGGCGCTCGTCAGATCGGCCGCTTGACCAACCTGATGGAGCTGACCATCGACACCAGTTGGTGGACGCGCTACCGCAGCGATTCGAAGAATCCGGACCTGGGTGACACCCTGCCGCAGGCAGTCCCCGACCTGGCTGTGGGAAAGCACCCGGCCATCCCGCGCAGCGACGACGATCTGACACCGCGGAAGCACCTGCAGGCAATCGCAAACACGGCGGCCTTCCACTTCGGCACGATCGAACAGGGTGGGACGAGCCTCTACGCCTCCCTCGCGCAGCGAGTGACGAATCCTGAGGTGCTGCGCATCCTGCTCAGCATCGGCCCCACGGAGACGATGCACTTCCAGACGTGGCAGGACAAGGCCGGCAACGCTCCGCCACTGACCGATCCCACCACCGGGCTCACGTTCCCCGATCTGAACGCGAGAGGGCCGCTGTTCAACCCCAACCGGATCATGCCCGAGCCAACGAGCTTCCTCGATCGGAAGTTCCCGAGCTGCTCGATCATCCGGCCCACGGGCACCGAGGGCGCTGCCCTCGGCGCGGCGAAGTTCCTCACCGCGATGGGGCTGTTCAACGGACAGTCGCCAGATTTCTTCGCGGGCGTCAAGGCGCTCGCGGAGGCCGCGGACGCCGCGCAGCGTCAGTAA
- the tatA gene encoding twin-arginine translocase TatA/TatE family subunit, which produces MIESILSPTHLLLILVVALIVLGPKRLPEAGRGLGSAIRGFKDSLSTTDRSEEQPAIQPSREPDHTPGA; this is translated from the coding sequence ATGATCGAGAGCATCCTCAGCCCCACGCATCTTCTCCTTATCTTGGTCGTCGCGCTGATCGTGCTTGGCCCCAAGCGACTGCCGGAGGCAGGGCGCGGGCTTGGCTCGGCGATCCGCGGCTTCAAGGACTCGCTCTCCACGACCGACCGGAGCGAGGAGCAGCCCGCGATCCAGCCCTCGCGCGAGCCCGATCACACGCCCGGCGCATAA
- the tatC gene encoding twin-arginine translocase subunit TatC, with product MEAFPLRAVAHDEHLTLTEHLGELRVRLLMSVAVLTVLFAGSLWQSRSLLHVLNVPLAQLRTSSAAQGAHGELPRALARSAGAFTRLAHAPSLAPADQRAALNAARSLAAASQSLARPDARAPITLGLGEPFSTSVTVAFAFALLLGLPFLLIQAWAFISPAIAPAERRAVRPLLVCAPVLFATGVAFAYFLVLPPAVKFLQGFNHGAFDVLVQARAYYRFELMTMLALGAMFEIPVLLLALGRVGVLSSATLRRYRRYAIVGLSVLGALLPGTDPVTTLLETLPLFGLYEATIVLLRLSERRRSRRQALSG from the coding sequence ATGGAAGCGTTCCCGCTACGAGCCGTCGCCCACGACGAGCACCTCACGCTGACGGAGCATCTCGGCGAGCTGCGAGTGCGGCTCCTGATGAGCGTGGCGGTGCTGACGGTGCTGTTCGCAGGGTCTCTGTGGCAGAGCCGCTCGCTCCTCCACGTCCTCAACGTGCCGCTGGCCCAGCTCAGAACCAGCTCGGCGGCGCAAGGTGCCCACGGCGAGCTGCCCCGAGCGCTGGCGCGCAGCGCCGGCGCGTTCACGCGGCTCGCGCACGCTCCCTCCCTCGCCCCGGCCGACCAACGCGCCGCGCTCAATGCGGCCCGCTCTCTCGCGGCCGCCAGCCAGTCGCTCGCGCGCCCAGACGCCCGCGCGCCGATTACGCTCGGGCTTGGGGAGCCGTTCTCCACCTCGGTCACGGTCGCCTTCGCATTCGCGCTTCTGCTCGGCCTGCCGTTCCTGCTGATCCAGGCGTGGGCGTTCATCTCCCCGGCGATCGCTCCCGCCGAGCGGCGCGCGGTGCGGCCGCTCCTGGTGTGCGCGCCGGTGCTCTTCGCCACCGGTGTTGCGTTCGCCTACTTCCTGGTCCTTCCGCCGGCCGTGAAGTTCCTGCAGGGCTTCAATCACGGCGCCTTCGACGTCCTGGTTCAGGCGCGCGCCTACTACCGCTTCGAGCTCATGACCATGCTCGCGCTCGGCGCGATGTTCGAGATTCCCGTCCTACTGCTGGCCCTCGGTCGGGTGGGCGTTCTCAGCTCGGCCACCTTGCGCCGCTATCGCCGCTACGCGATCGTCGGGCTCTCCGTCCTAGGAGCGCTTTTGCCCGGCACCGATCCCGTGACCACTCTGCTCGAAACGCTGCCGCTCTTCGGCCTGTATGAGGCCACGATCGTCTTGCTTCGCTTGAGCGAGCGCCGGCGCAGCCGGCGGCAGGCGCTCTCCGGATAA
- a CDS encoding NAD(P)H-binding protein, giving the protein MIVLVAGAHGRLGSRVVGLLLRRGHRVRALVRTPAQAALLQDAGAETVVADLSQDVEWTAEGCDAAVFAAAARYRSELGSIDAGAAAKLAEAADRYDFMHFVLSSVVGADRPERRNGALGEFLAAKHYAERRLATLGLPWTVLRFGQLTERPGHGRISTVVRAGAPLTTGRDAAALAIVDALERPHLARQFVNVVDGDRRVADALDAIEPLPLPSPGPPPAGRAVPLGVAQADNPPDDPGLIFADASPLDADVEWVGDGPVPPEPLGNDDPAPGIP; this is encoded by the coding sequence GTGATCGTGCTGGTTGCGGGTGCCCACGGCCGGCTTGGTAGCCGCGTCGTGGGTTTGCTGCTTCGCCGCGGACACCGTGTCAGGGCCCTTGTCCGCACGCCGGCCCAGGCAGCGCTGCTGCAGGACGCCGGCGCCGAGACGGTGGTCGCCGACTTGAGCCAGGACGTCGAGTGGACGGCGGAAGGCTGCGACGCCGCCGTGTTCGCTGCCGCCGCGCGATACCGCTCCGAGCTGGGTTCGATCGACGCGGGCGCTGCGGCAAAGCTAGCGGAGGCGGCCGATCGCTACGACTTCATGCACTTCGTGCTGTCGAGCGTTGTCGGCGCCGACCGGCCCGAGCGGCGCAACGGCGCCCTAGGCGAGTTCCTCGCCGCAAAGCACTACGCGGAACGGCGGCTGGCGACGCTCGGGCTGCCGTGGACGGTCCTGCGCTTCGGCCAGCTCACCGAGCGTCCCGGCCACGGGCGAATTTCGACTGTGGTGCGTGCCGGCGCTCCGCTCACGACGGGCCGCGATGCGGCGGCGCTGGCGATCGTGGACGCCCTCGAGCGGCCTCACCTCGCTCGCCAGTTCGTGAATGTCGTCGATGGCGACCGGCGAGTGGCCGATGCCCTCGACGCGATCGAGCCGCTGCCCCTGCCCTCGCCGGGGCCCCCGCCCGCAGGCAGGGCGGTGCCGCTCGGCGTGGCGCAGGCCGACAACCCACCCGACGACCCCGGCCTGATCTTCGCCGACGCGTCGCCACTCGACGCTGACGTGGAGTGGGTGGGCGACGGCCCCGTCCCCCCAGAGCCGCTCGGCAACGACGATCCCGCGCCAGGGATTCCCTGA
- a CDS encoding redoxin domain-containing protein — translation MSFLSRDNSEASADEDAASRLPVLRRAPELIGVEPWFNTPDGEPLRLAALRDRVVLLEFWTFACVNCQRTLPFLRQMHRRYQPELTVVGLHTPEFAFEASVQNVEHAVRDQGLEYPVGVDNGFAAWNAYGIRYWPTIHLIDRAGRIRYTQIGEGNYGRTEHAIRALLAEAVDPAADREAS, via the coding sequence ATGAGCTTCCTTTCGCGAGACAACTCCGAGGCGTCCGCGGACGAGGATGCTGCAAGTCGGCTGCCTGTCCTCCGCCGCGCCCCGGAACTGATCGGCGTCGAGCCGTGGTTCAACACCCCGGACGGGGAGCCGCTGAGACTGGCGGCCCTTCGGGATCGCGTCGTCCTGCTCGAGTTCTGGACCTTCGCGTGCGTGAACTGCCAGCGCACCCTCCCGTTCCTGCGCCAGATGCACCGTCGGTATCAACCTGAGCTCACGGTCGTCGGACTTCACACTCCCGAGTTCGCCTTCGAGGCATCCGTTCAAAACGTCGAGCATGCCGTGCGGGATCAGGGCCTCGAATATCCCGTCGGAGTCGACAACGGCTTCGCCGCTTGGAACGCGTACGGAATCCGGTACTGGCCGACGATCCACCTGATCGATCGCGCCGGTCGCATTCGCTACACGCAGATCGGCGAGGGTAATTACGGTCGTACCGAACACGCCATCCGCGCGTTGCTCGCCGAAGCCGTCGACCCAGCCGCCGACAGAGAAGCATCGTGA